The Mycolicibacterium mageritense genome contains a region encoding:
- a CDS encoding amino acid permease, which yields MGAAPGLKKGLSERQLRMIAIGGVIGAGLFVGSGVVIHATGPAAFIPYALCGFLVIMVMRMLAEMAVADPSTGSFADYARNALGSWAGFSVGWLYWYFWVIIVGFEAIAGAKIVQYWIPGIPLWLCSLILLTAMTVSNLLSVSSFGEFEFWFAGIKVAAIVLFLTIGGAYVLGLWPGRSMDFSNLTAHGGFLPNGGWAITAAIVTVIFSMTGAEVATIAAAESHNPERAVAKAANSVIARIAIFYVGSMFLLVTIVPWNDDTVAASPYVAAFSDMGLPYADHVMNAVVLTAVLSCLNSGMYTASRMLFVLAARREAPQQLVRVTRRGVPAVAILASSVIGFLCVIAAAVSPDTVFAFLLNSSGAVILFVYCLIGISQVVLRYRNGSAQLRVKMWMFPVLSVFTVLAIMAILAQMGIRADSRSQLVLSLLSWVVVIALYLVNRWVINRRPHVESAVPQAPATRVLVLANETPASDELVAELHDINTARTAKYLVVVPDSPIETGAAATHGPLDVWEATQQAAQDRLDHTLGVLRAEGLDADGVRGDFRPLRALSDAVDSFHPDQIVIATLPDELSVWHRFDVVDRARTDHPTIPVTHVVATPVAPAGVAQ from the coding sequence ATGGGTGCAGCACCGGGCCTGAAAAAGGGGCTCAGCGAACGGCAACTCCGGATGATCGCCATCGGGGGCGTCATCGGTGCCGGACTGTTCGTCGGGTCGGGTGTGGTGATTCATGCCACCGGCCCGGCCGCGTTCATCCCGTACGCGCTGTGCGGATTCCTGGTCATCATGGTGATGCGGATGCTCGCAGAAATGGCGGTGGCCGATCCGTCCACGGGCTCGTTCGCCGACTACGCGCGCAACGCGCTCGGTTCGTGGGCCGGCTTCTCAGTCGGCTGGCTGTACTGGTACTTCTGGGTCATCATCGTCGGATTCGAGGCCATCGCCGGAGCCAAGATCGTCCAGTACTGGATCCCCGGCATCCCGCTGTGGCTGTGCTCGCTGATCCTGCTGACCGCGATGACGGTGTCCAACCTGCTGTCGGTCTCGTCGTTCGGTGAGTTCGAATTCTGGTTCGCCGGAATCAAAGTCGCTGCGATCGTGCTCTTTCTCACGATCGGCGGCGCCTACGTCCTCGGGCTGTGGCCCGGCAGGTCGATGGACTTCTCCAACCTCACCGCGCACGGCGGCTTCCTGCCCAACGGCGGCTGGGCCATCACCGCGGCGATCGTCACGGTGATCTTCTCGATGACCGGCGCCGAGGTGGCCACGATCGCCGCGGCCGAATCACACAATCCCGAACGTGCCGTGGCCAAGGCCGCCAACTCCGTGATCGCGCGCATCGCGATCTTCTACGTCGGCTCGATGTTCCTGCTCGTGACCATCGTGCCGTGGAACGACGACACCGTCGCAGCCTCACCGTACGTCGCGGCGTTCAGCGACATGGGCCTGCCGTATGCCGACCACGTCATGAACGCCGTCGTGCTCACCGCCGTGCTCAGCTGCCTGAATTCCGGCATGTACACCGCGTCGCGCATGTTGTTCGTCCTGGCCGCGCGCCGGGAAGCGCCGCAGCAGCTCGTCCGCGTCACGCGCCGCGGTGTGCCCGCGGTCGCGATCCTGGCGTCATCGGTCATCGGGTTCCTGTGTGTCATCGCCGCCGCGGTCTCACCCGACACAGTGTTCGCGTTCCTGCTCAACTCCAGTGGCGCGGTCATCCTGTTCGTGTACTGCCTGATCGGCATCTCGCAGGTGGTACTGCGGTATCGCAACGGGTCGGCGCAGCTACGGGTGAAGATGTGGATGTTCCCCGTCCTGTCGGTGTTCACGGTGCTGGCCATCATGGCCATCCTCGCCCAGATGGGCATCCGCGCTGATTCCCGGTCCCAACTGGTGCTGAGCCTGTTGTCGTGGGTCGTGGTGATCGCGCTGTACCTGGTCAACCGGTGGGTGATCAACCGCCGTCCCCATGTCGAGAGCGCGGTGCCGCAGGCTCCGGCAACCCGGGTTCTGGTGCTGGCCAACGAAACCCCCGCATCCGATGAACTGGTCGCCGAACTTCACGACATCAACACCGCACGCACCGCGAAGTATCTCGTCGTCGTCCCCGACAGCCCGATCGAGACCGGAGCCGCAGCCACCCACGGCCCCCTCGACGTGTGGGAAGCCACGCAACAGGCCGCCCAAGACCGGCTCGACCACACCCTCGGGGTACTGCGCGCCGAGGGACTCGACGCCGATGGCGTCCGCGGCGATTTCCGCCCGCTGCGCGCCCTGTCCGACGCTGTGGACAGCTTCCACCCCGATCAGATCGTGATCGCGACACTGCCCGACGAACTGTCGGTGTGGCATCGCTTCGACGTGGTAGACCGGGCCCGCACCGACCACCCCACCATCCCCGTCACCCACGTGGTCGCCACCCCCGTCGCGCCCGCAGGCGTCGCGCAGTGA